The DNA region TGGTTTGGGGGTCCCAGGGCGGAGGATGGGGCTCctggggggggtccccagcCCCCTGACCTGGTCCccacctctttctttccccagggCCTGTTCaagggtgctggggtgctgctgaAGCCCAGAGGCGTGCTCTTCACCTACGGGGTGGGTGCTGACTACCCATCTCAGTGCAGGAGCATCCTGCTGGTCAtgggtgtccctgggggtgctggggtgggggggcagatGGGAGGGAAGCTCCGGACATGCTTGGGGGGcgctggggaaggcagggctcTTGGCTTTGGGGTGGTCTCAGCCTTTCAGGGCACGTGCTGAACCCTGGGTGGGGCTGCTTTGGCCGCTTGCCCCGAGGACGGGAGGGATCCTGTCCTCGCGTCATCCAGGACAGGGTCTGGGGTCCCATGGTGGGGGTTGGTGGGACCCACAGTAGGTGACGGGACCCGTGGTCCTTCTTGGGGGCCATGTCCCTTCTCACTTGGCTCTGTGCGTCGTGGGGACAGCAACCCGTGGGCTGGGGGCGGGACTCGGGGAGATACAGGATGGCTCATGTCGGCAGCTCCGGCTTCGTGTCCCAGCAGCCCTACGCCGTGGACGGCCAGATCAGCCCCCAGAGCAACGTGGACTTTGACCGCAGCCTGAGGCAGAGGTAGGAGGGGGAGCTAGGGggcccagggctgctggtggcCAGTCCTGCCcatgctgcctgtcctgcctgcagccacagGGAGCTCCCTCCCAGCATGGTCCTTCAAGACATGACCTAAAGTGGCAGCTGGGggagcccccccaccccaccctgggCACCCTGGGAGATGGGGATGCTTTGGAGAGCGCAGGGGTAAGATGTCCATCTGTCTGACCCACACCTCCCTCCCTGGCAGGAATCCCGCCTGGGGCCTTCGGGACACAGCACTGCTACAGCAGCTGGCTGAGGCCAACGGGCTGCGCCTGGAGAGAATGGTAGGTGCTGGGGTCTGTGGAGAGGGACAGACCCCACACTGGTGGGGAACCCTGTGACCCCAGCAATGTGCTTCCAGGTGGACATGCCAGCCAACAACAAGAGCCTCATCTTCCGCAAGCAGTAACCTGGTGTGATGGCACCTCCTAGCATCTCCCGGCACCTCCTCGGCAGGGCCACCCCCCCACATTGATGCCTCCTCAAGGGGTGATGCCATCATGCAGTGGTGACAGCTGGGGCAGAGGATGGCAGCTCCAGGATGGTGCCTCCCTTGCCCCAGCCTGGGCTGGGCTTGGCTGatgggctggaggaggtggggtatccatctcccccagcccctttgGGGCTCCCTTTGCAATGGGGTACCCCAGCCTGGCCCAGAGAGGCTGCTCTAACTCACATGGGGGGCATAGGCATGGCGGTGCAGGGCACAGCACCCTGGGTGTGGGGAGACCTCTCGCTTGGTGCCAGTTTCCTTGGAGGATGCCATGCCAGTGGTGGGGGGACCCATCCCTTTTTCCCTACCCCAGAGACCCCTATCTCTCCCACCAATAAACTCTGGGGCTTTGCTccatccccagcagctccctgatGCTTTCAGCACTGACACTGGGGCGAGCATCCCCAACCCCTCCTACCCCCACCCAGCGCCGATTGAGGGGGGGTCAAATCCTACACTGGGAGCACCTGGAGGTCCTTCACTGGGAGCACCTGGGGGTGCTGCACTGGGAGCACCTGGGAATGCTACACTGGGAGCACCTGGGAGTGCTACACTGGGCCCGGAGGCTTTGGTGTAGCGGGAAagttgtggggctttttttggggggggaggggtgggtcCTGGCAGACCTCCCACCCCTCTGCAACCCAACCACATCCTTTATTGGttctggctgtgctgggagggggagTGCGGCAGATAAATTACAAGGGAGGTGGGAACTGGGCTGGGGCTCAGCATGGAGGGGTGGGGGCTACATGATGGTGGTAATCCCTAGATACATTGGTGCAGGCCACCCTCCAGTCTGCAGCCCCCAAGGTGGGTCTGTGGTCCCCCCATTGTCAGCATGTCCCGGCTCTCTCCTAGTCCTGGAAGCGGTTCAGGAGGTCGCAGGTTTTCTTCTCCATCAGCTCATAGATCTTCTTGACCCGTTTGTCGTTGGCCGCCCGGACGTAGCTGCTGGGGTCCAGTGTGGCCATGCCATCGTGAACCTCGCCCATGATGATGAGCGGCCCATCCTCCGCCGTCATGTTGGGACAGGGGCAGTTCCAGTCCATGTCAGTCAAGGTCACCTCCAGGTACTTGATGTTGAAGAACTTGAGGCCCATCTTTTCATCCTTGAGGACATCCTCGAGGGCAAAGCGGGCGATGCCGGAGTCCTGGTCCTCTACAATCTCCATCAACCGGCCCACAATGGCAAAGTCGCTACGGCAGAGGCTCAGCACCATCTTGCTCTTCAGGCGGCAAGCCTTGCACTGCAGGTTCTTGGGGAAGGGGCAGACATCCTCGCAGGTCTCCTTGCTCTCAAAGTTGTTGGTGTTGCCCTCACAGCCGCCATAGACAAAGGAGTGGCACTGCTTCAGCAGGTGGTTGTACGCCCAGCGGGGTTCCCAGTTCTGGCAGGGGCCCTGCACCatgggcagcaggcaggtggGGCGGGCgctgcccaggcaggcagcccGGCACTCCTCATAGGTCTCAAAATGGTTCCTGTTGGCCCCACAGCCCCCGTAGCGGAAGGTGAGGCAGGAGCCCTGCTTGGCGTCAAAGTGCCAGCGTACCTCCAGGGCCTCACAGCGCCGCCGGTCTGGCTCCTTCAGGCACTCGGcgctggggaagggctgggggctggcagcccGCGGGGTCCCCCCTGGCTCCCGCCTGACCACTGACAGCGGGAAGTCAGCACGGAGCAGCCCGGCAGCATTCC from Phalacrocorax aristotelis chromosome 10, bGulAri2.1, whole genome shotgun sequence includes:
- the WFIKKN1 gene encoding WAP, Kazal, immunoglobulin, Kunitz and NTR domain-containing protein 1 isoform X3 — its product is MPPCRNFDCPGQGKRAGGRQHASMGIALLLPLLAAAAAGLSLQPGGMQHLGVCPNQLNPNLWVDAQSTCERECQADQGSDCDIWDGQPVCKCKDRCEKEPNFTCASDGLTYYNKCYMDAEACLRGTRLTTVPCKHIFTWPDTSPVPQETTARPTPGAGPEVPVPPALYSNPFHQSVLAGGTVSFRCDVSGRPRPDITWEKQSEREENFIMRPDQMYGNVVVTNIGQLVIYNARHEDAGIYTCTARNAAGLLRADFPLSVVRREPGGTPRAASPQPFPSAECLKEPDRRRCEALEVRWHFDAKQGSCLTFRYGGCGANRNHFETYEECRAACLGSARPTCLLPMVQGPCQNWEPRWAYNHLLKQCHSFVYGGCEGNTNNFESKETCEDVCPFPKNLQCKACRLKSKMVLSLCRSDFAIVGRLMEIVEDQDSGIARFALEDVLKDEKMGLKFFNIKYLEVTLTDMDWNCPCPNMTAEDGPLIIMGEVHDGMATLDPSSYVRAANDKRVKKIYELMEKKTCDLLNRFQD
- the WFIKKN1 gene encoding WAP, Kazal, immunoglobulin, Kunitz and NTR domain-containing protein 1 isoform X2; this encodes MPPCRNFDCPGQGKRAGGRQHASMGIALLLPLLAAAAAGLSLQPGGMQHLGVCPNQLNPNLWVDAQSTCERECQADQQGSDCDIWDGQPVCKCKDRCEKEPNFTCASDGLTYYNKCYMDAEACLRGTRLTTVPCKHIFTWPDTSPVPQETTARPTPGAGPEVPVPPALYSNPFHQSVLAGGTVSFRCDVSGRPRPDITWEKQSEREENFIMRPDQMYGNVVVTNIGQLVIYNARHEDAGIYTCTARNAAGLLRADFPLSVVRREPGGTPRAASPQPFPSAECLKEPDRRRCEALEVRWHFDAKQGSCLTFRYGGCGANRNHFETYEECRAACLGSARPTCLLPMVQGPCQNWEPRWAYNHLLKQCHSFVYGGCEGNTNNFESKETCEDVCPFPKNLQCKACRLKSKMVLSLCRSDFAIVGRLMEIVEDQDSGIARFALEDVLKDEKMGLKFFNIKYLEVTLTDMDWNCPCPNMTAEDGPLIIMGEVHDGMATLDPSSYVRAANDKRVKKIYELMEKKTCDLLNRFQD